In the Flagellimonas sp. HMM57 genome, one interval contains:
- the hemL gene encoding glutamate-1-semialdehyde 2,1-aminomutase encodes MIYQRSSALFQEAKKYIPGGVNSPVRAFKAVGGDPIFVKEAKGAYLYDEDGNRLIDYIASWGPLILGHAYEPVINAVVEKAQKGTSFGMPTEIETELAKLAVSMVPNIDKIRFVNSGTEACMSAVRLARGYTGKDKIIKFAGCYHGHSDSFLIQAGSGAVTFGSPNSPGVTQGTAKDTLLANYNDLEGVEALAEANKGEISAIIIEPVAGNMGCIVPTEEFIHGLRKLCTKEGILLLFDEVMTGFRLAKGGAQEALGVDADILMFGKVIGGGLPVGAFAAKTEIMSHLAPEGPVYQAGTLSGNPLAMSAGLAMLTSLNNKPEVFTNLDEKTEYLHKGIANILTEKGVAHQINRFGSMVSVHFTEEPVVDFISSAKGNNDMFKKYFHGMLEQGVYLPPSAFESYFLNDAISYADLDFTIEAVKKAF; translated from the coding sequence ATGATTTACCAAAGAAGCAGTGCCTTGTTTCAAGAAGCAAAAAAATATATTCCAGGAGGGGTAAATTCACCGGTTAGGGCGTTTAAGGCGGTAGGGGGCGACCCAATTTTTGTAAAAGAAGCCAAAGGCGCTTATTTGTATGATGAGGACGGTAACCGATTGATAGATTATATAGCTTCATGGGGGCCACTGATTTTGGGCCATGCCTATGAACCCGTAATCAATGCCGTGGTCGAAAAAGCTCAAAAAGGTACTTCGTTTGGAATGCCAACCGAGATTGAAACCGAATTGGCGAAACTTGCCGTTTCCATGGTACCCAATATTGATAAGATACGTTTTGTAAATAGTGGTACCGAAGCTTGCATGAGTGCAGTGCGGTTAGCACGTGGATATACCGGAAAAGATAAAATCATCAAATTCGCTGGTTGCTACCACGGCCATTCCGATTCATTTTTGATTCAGGCTGGGAGCGGGGCAGTTACTTTTGGAAGTCCAAACAGTCCAGGTGTGACCCAAGGAACTGCAAAAGATACGTTGTTGGCAAATTACAATGATTTGGAGGGCGTTGAAGCACTGGCCGAGGCGAACAAAGGAGAAATATCAGCAATAATAATTGAACCTGTAGCAGGGAATATGGGTTGTATCGTACCTACGGAAGAATTTATCCATGGGTTACGAAAATTATGTACTAAAGAAGGTATTTTGTTGCTTTTTGATGAGGTAATGACTGGGTTTCGATTAGCAAAAGGAGGTGCCCAAGAAGCATTGGGAGTCGATGCCGATATCCTTATGTTCGGTAAGGTCATTGGAGGCGGGCTTCCCGTTGGTGCATTTGCTGCTAAAACCGAAATCATGTCGCATTTAGCGCCAGAGGGACCTGTTTACCAAGCCGGAACCTTGAGCGGAAACCCATTGGCAATGAGCGCTGGGTTGGCCATGCTTACATCCCTGAACAACAAACCAGAAGTTTTTACAAACTTGGACGAGAAAACTGAATACCTGCATAAAGGCATTGCCAACATTTTGACAGAAAAAGGCGTTGCCCACCAAATTAACCGCTTTGGTAGTATGGTCTCCGTTCATTTTACTGAAGAACCCGTTGTTGATTTTATTTCTTCAGCAAAAGGAAATAACGATATGTTTAAAAAGTACTTTCACGGTATGCTGGAGCAGGGGGTTTATTTACCACCCTCGGCTTTTGAAAGTTATTTTTTAAACGATGCCATTAGTTATGCCGATTTGGATTTCACTATAGAGGCGGTCAAAAAAGCTTTTTGA
- a CDS encoding glucosaminidase domain-containing protein, protein MIRRIAFVLVTALLLASCGAKKRTANRERKTSVAKTKETRGQNTKISDSNSEASGLYVLPEDSGKFVKFPIANTQEYIETFAEIAQFEMRAYGIPASITLAQGILESGSGKGALTLKTNNHFGIKCHTGWEGEFDFHDDDERGECFRKYNHPMYSFRDHSIFLSSRSRYKFLFNYRRDDYKKWAYGLRQAGYATDRKYPQKLIALIERYDLDRYDDEVVDAGLDTVRKPKKYNVFTHTVERGDTLYAISRKYEISVDELMRINRLRSTNLSIGQVLNIRKEKSK, encoded by the coding sequence ATGATCAGGAGAATAGCATTTGTTTTGGTAACGGCCTTGTTATTGGCAAGCTGTGGAGCAAAAAAAAGAACGGCAAACAGAGAAAGAAAAACTTCGGTTGCCAAAACCAAAGAAACCAGAGGCCAAAACACCAAGATTTCCGATAGCAATAGTGAAGCTTCAGGATTGTATGTGTTGCCCGAAGATTCCGGAAAGTTTGTGAAGTTTCCAATTGCAAATACCCAGGAATATATCGAGACCTTTGCAGAAATCGCACAATTTGAAATGCGAGCCTATGGTATTCCTGCCAGTATTACCCTTGCACAAGGTATTTTGGAGAGTGGCTCGGGTAAAGGAGCACTGACTCTCAAAACAAATAATCACTTTGGCATTAAATGCCACACAGGATGGGAAGGAGAGTTCGATTTTCATGACGACGACGAACGCGGTGAGTGCTTTAGAAAGTACAACCACCCTATGTATTCCTTTAGGGACCATAGTATTTTCCTCTCCTCACGCTCCCGCTATAAGTTTCTGTTCAATTACAGAAGGGATGATTACAAAAAATGGGCGTATGGGCTAAGGCAAGCAGGATATGCCACGGACCGTAAATATCCGCAAAAGCTCATTGCACTCATTGAGCGTTATGATTTGGACAGGTACGATGATGAGGTAGTAGATGCTGGCTTGGACACCGTGCGCAAACCAAAAAAATATAATGTTTTTACCCATACCGTAGAAAGAGGGGATACACTATATGCCATCTCCAGAAAATATGAAATATCCGTAGACGAACTTATGCGAATCAACCGACTTCGTTCCACGAACTTATCTATTGGACAGGTTTTGAACATCAGAAAAGAAAAATCAAAATAG
- a CDS encoding 1-aminocyclopropane-1-carboxylate deaminase/D-cysteine desulfhydrase: protein MSIPNQNVDLPILKEKGVTLHIKREDTIHPFISGNKYRKLKYNLIEAKKLGYGTLLTFGGAFSNHIAAAAYAGNTSGIKTIGVVRGEELAEQWQENPTLQLAKEHGMHFHFVSRSEYRKKNTIGFLNDLKESFGECYILPEGGTNELAVKGCEEILTYSDTQFDVVSSCVGTGGTLAGLINSAQSHQTVLGFPALKGDFLKEDILKFVQNENWNLISDYHFGGYAKFDERLIEFINAFKKETEIPLDPIYTGKMLFGILNMIKKGVFEQGTRILAIHTGGLQGIEGMNLVLKKKNLPLLDL from the coding sequence TTGTCAATTCCAAATCAGAACGTAGATTTACCCATTCTCAAAGAAAAAGGCGTAACCCTTCACATTAAAAGGGAAGATACTATCCATCCTTTTATTTCTGGAAACAAATACAGAAAGTTAAAGTATAACCTTATTGAAGCTAAAAAGTTGGGGTATGGTACTTTGCTCACGTTTGGTGGCGCATTTTCCAATCATATAGCCGCTGCTGCTTACGCTGGAAACACATCGGGCATAAAAACCATTGGTGTTGTTCGCGGTGAAGAGTTGGCGGAACAATGGCAAGAAAATCCAACTTTACAACTAGCCAAAGAACATGGGATGCATTTTCATTTTGTATCTAGAAGTGAATATCGGAAAAAGAATACCATTGGTTTTCTAAATGATTTGAAAGAAAGCTTTGGGGAATGCTATATTCTTCCGGAAGGTGGAACAAATGAATTGGCGGTAAAAGGATGTGAGGAAATTTTAACGTACTCGGATACGCAATTTGATGTTGTGAGCAGCTGCGTGGGAACTGGCGGTACCCTGGCCGGACTCATCAATTCTGCACAATCGCACCAAACAGTTTTGGGATTTCCGGCGTTAAAGGGTGATTTTCTAAAAGAAGATATTCTTAAATTTGTCCAGAATGAGAATTGGAACTTAATTTCTGATTATCATTTTGGTGGATATGCCAAGTTTGATGAACGCTTGATTGAATTCATCAATGCCTTTAAAAAAGAGACTGAGATTCCATTGGATCCCATTTATACAGGAAAGATGCTTTTTGGTATTCTGAATATGATAAAAAAGGGAGTCTTTGAACAGGGAACACGTATTTTGGCAATTCATACTGGAGGATTACAGGGTATAGAAGGAATGAATCTTGTTTTGAAAAAGAAAAATTTACCGTTATTGGATTTATGA
- a CDS encoding DUF5522 domain-containing protein, whose translation MKKLIPLEEGDFYLSKEGYKVFTEKYHLKRGYCCESGCRHCPYGFDKKTNRRT comes from the coding sequence ATGAAAAAACTGATTCCTTTGGAAGAAGGTGATTTTTACCTATCCAAAGAAGGCTACAAGGTATTTACAGAGAAATATCACCTTAAGCGCGGTTATTGCTGTGAGAGTGGTTGTAGACACTGCCCATATGGCTTTGATAAAAAAACCAATAGAAGGACTTGA
- a CDS encoding DUF4136 domain-containing protein: MKNLKLFSLAILAISFLASCSSVKVIADYDKQANFQTYKTYAFYKTGIDRAQISDLDKKRILKAIDAEMSSRGFVKSQQPDLLVNIFTKEREQVDVYNNNFGWGWGGFGWGGLGWGGWGPGWGWGPGWGGGFGPDVSTRTEGSLYIDLIDNKNKGLVWQGRGVGTLNNTKNIEKKEQRIKEFVANILKKYPPSNEIAAN; this comes from the coding sequence ATGAAGAATTTAAAACTATTTTCCCTAGCTATTTTAGCCATCAGCTTCTTGGCGTCCTGTAGTTCTGTAAAGGTTATTGCGGACTATGACAAACAAGCCAATTTTCAAACATATAAGACCTATGCCTTCTACAAAACAGGTATCGATAGAGCTCAAATCTCAGATTTGGATAAAAAACGAATCCTAAAGGCCATAGATGCCGAGATGAGTTCCCGAGGTTTTGTAAAATCACAACAACCAGACCTTTTGGTCAATATTTTCACCAAGGAGCGTGAGCAAGTCGATGTGTACAACAACAACTTTGGTTGGGGCTGGGGTGGCTTTGGCTGGGGCGGTCTCGGTTGGGGCGGCTGGGGTCCAGGCTGGGGTTGGGGTCCAGGCTGGGGCGGCGGTTTTGGTCCCGATGTTTCAACAAGAACGGAAGGCTCTTTGTATATTGACCTGATCGACAATAAAAATAAAGGGCTTGTTTGGCAAGGCCGTGGTGTTGGTACTTTGAACAACACGAAGAACATTGAGAAAAAAGAGCAGCGTATTAAAGAGTTTGTGGCCAATATTCTAAAAAAATACCCGCCTTCAAATGAGATAGCAGCTAATTAA